AATACCACCAGAGATAGCAATCACAACTTTGTCTTTACCGGTTTTTTCTAATATGGTTGTAATAAAGTTACGGACCTTGTTAATTTCTTGTGAAGAATTAGCTATTTTCATAGAGATGATGCTTGCTAATATACTGGGCAATTTGAGGATCTACAAGTTTAATTATTGATTTATTATTTTTAATAAGACTGCGAATTTGAGAAGATTTATACTTAATTGTGGGGACATTGGCAATTACTTTCATATTAGGTAGTAATGGTTTTATGGGGCAATTATATCGAGGATAGACATAGACTGACCAGTTTTTCAGCAAAGTTTGATAGTCTTTCCACTTGGTAAAATCAGCTAGCTGATCAGAGCCGATTAGCCAAGAAAATTGATATTGGGGATATTTTTTTTGCAAACATTGTAAAGTAATAATCGAGTAGCTAGGACCAGTGCTGTTAAGTTCACAGTCTTCAACTTTAGTGTTGGTGGTTTGTATTAGCTTGAGCATAGCCAGACGGTCTTTCGAAGCCAATAAATTTTTGGCAAAAGGATGTTTAGCGCAAGGCACATAACAAACTTGATTTGCTAAGTTTAGTTGTAAAACCCTTTTTACCATTTCCTGATGACCAAGATGAGGCGGATCAAAACTACCACCAAAGAGCATAATTTTCATAGAAAGTAGTATAGCAAGTTCCTAAGATACGATTTTTTTCAAAAATCTGCTATTATAAGAGAACAAATGCCAAAAACAGAACAAGTCCAACCAGAGCAAATGCCATATCAAGAACCAGCTCCAGTAACTATTGTCAAAGAGCCATTAAAAATATTACTGACTTGGAAAGCTCCTATCCGGC
The sequence above is drawn from the Candidatus Beckwithbacteria bacterium genome and encodes:
- the nadD gene encoding nicotinate (nicotinamide) nucleotide adenylyltransferase, whose translation is MKIMLFGGSFDPPHLGHQEMVKRVLQLNLANQVCYVPCAKHPFAKNLLASKDRLAMLKLIQTTNTKVEDCELNSTGPSYSIITLQCLQKKYPQYQFSWLIGSDQLADFTKWKDYQTLLKNWSVYVYPRYNCPIKPLLPNMKVIANVPTIKYKSSQIRSLIKNNKSIIKLVDPQIAQYISKHHLYENS